Proteins encoded together in one Triticum dicoccoides isolate Atlit2015 ecotype Zavitan chromosome 7B, WEW_v2.0, whole genome shotgun sequence window:
- the LOC119338819 gene encoding F-box protein At5g07610-like, with amino-acid sequence MSTPAARSRPSEDGRIRSSSSPPSGSETAAERLTDDLLVEILSRVPAKSLCRFKCVSKHWLGLTNDRNYRRKLPQTLTGFYQGNQLVDSALPFTNVSGSRHLTYPAFLSNRRRVKVMDCCNGLLLCSSYVAGNHGDEFRYLVCNPATEEWAELPYCGYSGLVATERLCFDPAVSPHFHVFLLPGACMEDQHGYCLTGVHVYSSETGSWVHKEKRWSGTIDVANDRSTVYLNGYLHFCAIVDGSDGRLAAVDKEGEARTNFYVPDGLDVGFIQLSQGCLHYAGFDTDDDNVIRLLVYVLKDYDRKEWILKHSVETSHLLGGRHIDYLDEDFDWIAIHPECDLILFVVAQEDITFMCYDVDSGQVNVLCNLEDSQQAYFPYVPLYEELQSLHK; translated from the exons ATGTCCACCCCAGCTGCTCGATCTCGCCCCTCGGAGGACGGACGGATCAG GTCCTCCTCTTCTCCTCCCAGCGGCAGCGAGACGGCGGCCGAGAGACTCACCGACGACCTCCTCGTTGAGATCCTCTCGCGCGTGCCCGCCAAGTCGCTCTGCCGCTTCAAGTGCGTCTCCAAGCACTGGCTCGGCCTCACCAACGACCGCAACTACCGCCGGAAGCTCCCCCAGACCCTGACCGGCTTCTACCAGGGGAATCAATTGGTAGATTCAGCTCTCCCCTTCACCAATGTCTCGGGGAGCCGCCATCTCACATATCCCGCCTTCCTGTCCAACCGCCGGCGGGTCAAGGTCATGGACTGCTGTAATGGCCTCCTTCTCTGCTCCTCATACGTTGCCGGCAACCATGGCGACGAGTTCCGGTACCTTGTGTGCAATCCCGCCACAGAGGAATGGGCCGAGTTGCCGTACTGCGGCTATTCCGGCCTGGTGGCTACTGAACGCTTGTGTTTTGATCCTGCCGTGTCCCCTCATTTCCATGTGTTTTTATTGCCGGGGGCGTGTATGGAGGACCAACATGGCTACTGTCTTACCGGAGTGCATGTCTATTCATCTGAAACCGGGAGTTGGGTTCATAAGGAGAAGAGATGGAGCGGCACTATTGATGTCGCTAATGATCGGTCAACTGTTTATCTTAATGGTTATCTGCATTTCTGCGCCATTGTTGATGGTTCTGACGGTCGTCTAGCTGCAGTGGACAAGGAGGGGGAAGCAAGGACTAACTTCTATGTTCCTGATGGTCTGGATGTTGGTTTTATTCAGCTGTCACAGGGCTGCCTGCATTATGCTGGTTTTGACACAGATGATGATAATGTCATTCGACTGCTAGTTTATGTTCTTAAAGACTATGACCGCAAAGAGTGGATACTGAAGCATAGCGTCGAAACTTCACATTTGCTTGGAGGGCGACACATAGATTACCTTGATGAGGACTTCGATTGGATTGCAATTCATCCAGAATGTGACTTGATCTTATTTGTTGTGGCCCAGGAGGATATCACATTCATGTGCTATGATGTGGATAGTGGACAAGTTAATGTGCTCTGCAATCTTGAAGATAGCCAGCAGGCATATTTTCCGTATGTGCCACTATATGAAGAGTTACAATCGTTGCACAAGTGA